The following nucleotide sequence is from Oryzias melastigma strain HK-1 linkage group LG3, ASM292280v2, whole genome shotgun sequence.
TATcctgaaaatactttattaagtAGTACACTTGAGTGATAGCAAAAATACTCCAAGATTGGAATTAGAAAACTTTAAGAAATCTCTATATTatccatatattttttatgctataaaaaaaacattattttcagaaacatttctgcaccTTCTGTCCCTCTTCCCAGCTGATCCACAGGTCGCCCCTGGTGAGGAAACAGGCAACGGCGTGTCTGGCCAGATGGTGAATCCATCCTTCTTGTCTCAGCTGAGTCATGATGGCATCAATGAAGGGGAAGCCGGTCCGAGCCTGAAAAAGTTTGGAGAACGTGACGCATTTATACCaggcaataaataaaaatgagcctGTGAGGACAGTGAGTACCTCTCTCCAAGCAGCGAGATACTCCTGGTTTTCATCCCAGTCCACCTGAGTACAAACAGAGTTGCCCTGCATCTTGTTGAAGTTTGGAATTCCAACGCTTGCAGTGTAGAAAAACTCTCTCCAGAGAAGCTGACCGTGGAGAGAAACTGGAGGATCCGAGTGCTTTCTCTGTGAAAATCACGTTATATTTCAGAATTTTTGGACGATTTTTCGATGTGGTTTTAGTAGTAATTGTTGTTAAAGTTTAGGTCAGCTCATCACTCACTCCTTGGTAGACTTCTGCCAGTCTCCACCAGAAGGTTCTCGCTGACAGACAGCCAAAAGTCACATACGGACTGAGGACAGTGGTGCTGGGGCTCAGAGAGTTTGGAGAGGTGTTCGGCTTCTCAAAACTGCAAACCCACCCCTAAAGATAAGAATAGAGGAAATATATTCTAAGCGGCTTACTTCTTCACATCAAAAAGAAAGGATTAGGAATCATCAGGAAGCCGCTTACTGTTCTTTGCATGTATTTATCCAGCCTCCTAAGGGCCTCCTGTTCTCCTCCTGGAAAAATCTCCTCTGTAAGCGAGGAGGTGTCCAGACCCAGCTCCTCCAGTGAAGGAATCCCAtattcctgtttgtgtttctctgagAAAGAAGCTACATCTAAAACAGAAAAGCATTTAATCCAGTTTAATCTGCTGGACAAATAGACATTCATCAATGCAGACAGTTTTAACAAATAATGTAGAAAGATTGATGTACTTTTCATGTCCTCCAGAGTTGGAGCAGGAATCGGTTTCTTTGGAGAACCCAGAGCTCTTACAATGTCTCGTAAACGATTATAAGTGAGAGGAGGCTTCCCATTGTTTTCCACAATAATCCTACAAAGAatttacaaaacacagacaaactAAGAACCACATTTCAGAAAAGTACTTTGAATCATTGTGTCTAAAATGTCTAATACCTGTCTATATCGTAAAGAGTGTGGGAGATTTTGTAGATGACTTGAATTCCCCGCTCCTCGGCCAGCGTGGTCACGTTTTTGTCTCTGCTCAGACTGTACGGCTCCGTGTCGTACTCGTAGGTCAGCTTTGTGACATTCCACTTTGTGAACAGTTTGGGAAGAACTTCTTCTGGCTTTCCTTTGACAACAAAGAGTCTGATCGATCCAAAGACAAGAGCAAAGTGAGAGATTGAAAGCTGTAATTATGAATAGAAATATCCGTAAGGATGGAAGGAAAGACAAATAgagacacataaaaaaagaaaaaaaaatcaaagcttcAACAGGGCAGAAACCAGTGTCCACCTTGTGCTTGTCCCAAGCCCAGCAAATTCAGAGTGtagtgtcaggaagagcattcAACATAAAACTTATAAGACATATCAaattaatcaaatgaaaaaatagatgTGGATAGATGAACTGATGGGGGTTTCTAAGCGTTTTGGGAGAGATATAACACCTTAAACTCTCATTCTCAGACGTGGCCTCCTGAATGTCACCTGTCTGTGTTACCTTGAGTTCAGCTTCCTCAGGCTGCTGTCCAGGTCTTGGAGAGAACTGATGAGGAACCTCCAGCGGTTGATGCCCACCCGGCTGTTGTCATGGAGGTAAGGGTCCAGGATGAAGAGAGGATACAGCTCCTTGCAGTCTCTGAGAGCTGCTATCAGTGCTGGGTTGTCGTGCAACCGGAGTCCCTTACGGAACCAGTGAATGCACACGTGAGCCATGTATGCACACCTGTGGGTTCAAAGCACAGCACGCGGGGGGACTGTAGAGAGACCCCATGAAGACTGCATGAGAAGGTTGCAGAATTTGCAAGTGAACAAACGTCAACAGAACCGATTTTAGAAGAACATTAATTATTAATGTCCTTATAACTGTTTGCcaactaatttaaataaaactgagatgttaaaaataaatgcatcacGAGTAACCTACTGAACAAGCTGTTCGCCATTGTAAATAAGTCaaatccaaaatgtaaaaatgcagtGTAAGAGCATTACCTGCAGTTACGCTCTGGATTCAGAAAGCACAACCTGGTCCACCTCTACTTGATTTCCTGACAATACTTCAGTTTGGTAACAGGCACGTTGTTTGAGTTACAAAACAAGGAAATTGTTACGTATGGCAGAAAATCTACCAATCAGAAAAGTGTCAGTCAAATGACGCATTCCGTAGCCATGCGGGGAACAATAACTTGTCCACTAGATGTCAGTATTGTGCAGATAATCATGGCAGAAAATCACCTGaagtgttttttgtaaatgttatcTAACATGTATGAGTTCCTTCTTTTGTAGTAAATCAAAAGTGTAAGTAGATAGTGGAAATTATATAACGATAGTACAATCAAAATAGATTTTATATATTATGTTTAAGACCCTTACTTTTGACCACGTCATCGCATACAGCCGTGATCGTATAGTGGTTAGTACTCTGCGTTGTGGCCGCAGCaaccccggttcgaatccgGGTCACGGCATTTTTGAATTtgggttacatttttttcaaaaacaatttctCTTCAATACGGGCCAATAATAGTAACAGTTGCGAGTTCACAAAAATATCCGCTTCTCTGAGTAGTCATAGATAGTTGGTTAAAATATAGctacaatgtttttattgaaaaaaaaaataacattgcaTGTAGCACtaaaaattacccaaaaattCCTTAGTTTcatagtatttttatttttaagtctttgaAGGGATTGACAGaagaatcaaatcgtttctgaaaaacaaaaggttggggcttatttaaaaaaaacgtcattTGTGAATGAAAAATGTCCCTAAACAATAAAAGTGTTAAGTAAAAACTGcattcttttgtctttattagCTACATTTTGCGTCACCTGCAAATTTCACTGTACTCCCAGAAAGCGGAATTTTTCACAAATTACCACCAGAGGGAGACATTTCACAACAAATATGGTAGATGATAAACTGAACAGGTCTTTTTCACaggtctttttttaaccaataagtaatttaaataaataaatgatacaaATACGATTATCTGGTTTTCAAGAAAGTTATTTGTGTAAATTTTCTTCaccaattaataaaaaatatgactttaactATTTCTTTCCCTACACAAAAACATCGATTTTCATAATTAGTATGTGATCTGCTTGTTTCTTTAATTCTGCATAACTCTCCCGTTTGTTGTGTTAAAACTTGGTGTTATATTATTGAGAACCATGTGTCTACAGGCACGACGTTTACCAGCCTATCGGAATTTCGCCTTGTGCAGTGACTCTGCAGGCTGCATCCCTATCACCGCTGAGGAGGTTCACACTCATTCACAATCAGTCAAGCAGAGCCGACAGACATGGCAGGGGGGCTGGCAGGGTAGGTGTGGTAAGAGGGGGGCAGCTGAACCGGACCGGAGAGGAAGCCTCGCagcatcatcaccatcatcatcagcaGCTCTGTTCCGTGACTGAAGACGCGCGGCTCCTCGTCCACTCAGCGCTCACACGTTGATGAAAACGATGCACCTCCACCGCCTCCCCGCTCAGCCGCTGACCAGGTGTTGGAGCACGGAGCCGGGACGCTACTGCTGCTAACGTGACGGAGGGTGAACCCGTGTCTGCGCTGCACTTGTGTCTGGTCCAGTTCGCAGACGATCGAAAAGATGCTGAGCAGGCTGATGAGCAGCAGCATCAGGAGTCTGGACAGGGAATGCAACTGTACCGTGAGACTGCTGGACGACTCGGAGTACACCTGCACGATTCAGGTCAGTGGGAACCGACGGTCCCCGTTTATCACCTTGTGGTGGGGCGACGCGTTAAGCCACTTGGGGATCTTATAAACCGAGATCTGCTCGAATATGTCTCACAGTCAGATGCtgtaggggaaaaaaatccatacCGAGCAGGTGTGCTTTAGAAACAGCCCGTTTACACCTTTAACACTGGACATGTCGCCGGCGACACCCCAGACTGTAACTTTTCGACCTCGTTGAATGGTTGAATAGTTACAGTGAGTCAAAGAACAGCTCTGGTGTTAGACACATCTGGAAGATGTCTGTCATCATAAAGGGCTGCAGATGATGCTATTGTCAAAGAATTGCATGCAAGGACAGGCAAACAGATTAAATCCAGATATAgaatgttcatgtttattggtttagtttgccATTTGTAAAGTTAATACAATATGcaatataaacaaacaaccaataaaaaaaagaattagctAAAGCTTATGAAGCTTATTCTATGCCTTTTGGTGAGAACTCGACAATGTCCATGCTGATAGCATGACATAGAAAtagataaaattgaaaaaaacaatttacaaacaGACACAGAATCACAGTTTTGCACAAATATAAGTGTGTAAAATCTATTGTTGTTGGATACTTGTCAATCTTTGGGTGTGTTAATCTGGTATTAAAGAAGTCAGTTGATGGTTCTGGATTTTCTGGTGGGGTGGACCAGGCAGGTGCAGCCCCCAGTTACTGTTTATAAAGCCATTACAGCATTTTAATGTGTCATGATGAGACTAGTTTTGCACTcttagttctttttttctactttcacTTAAAAGGTTTGTACTTAAACTTGATACAGACATTCGAAAATTtgtcagcaaaatataaagtaataaGTGAAGTACTCTGGCAAGGATAACatttccattattctttctctcaatGCTTTGCCCTTGCAATTCCTGGCCAATGGCTgcagagatctttagtcatatgcttttgtttacaaggtTTAGTTCGAAACAGAAATTCCTGTTTTGACAGCTGTTCAATCGCAACATTCAGGACTTGATCTGGAACAAATTAAATGTACTTTGTCCGAACCAACatgtttttccagtctgaaaacaccctcaaagtcatatttttgtctgtttgtttggcACACAAAGAGCCTTGCCTTCATTGCTTTTGGAAAGAcgctttacttttttaaattctaagcCTAAAGAACATGTTTATGTTCTAATGCCACCCAAAAAGGccttttaaaaccattttctcTGATCTCACCAGCTAAAAATCTTCAAAAGTCCTTGTTGAGATGTCACAGTGAAGACTCCCAAgatgaaatgtagttttaaatttGTTATGGGCCATGGCGCTAACTGAGGCTGTGGTTACATTACATAATTAGAAAGCTTTGACTTCTCTTTTCCAGTCACCTCATTTAACTCCATCTTTATCCTGGCTTGGTGAACTCCAGGCTTCAAGGGGCATTTGCTCTGATTCTTTATTGACCATCTAGGATGCTTCCTCAGGTCCTAAATGACAGGATAAAGCAGGAAAAATTTGCAGATCAGTGCCCATCGATGTCAATACTCTTTAATGTGAtcttaatgagaaaaaaattgaaatctttatacacatatttaatttttttggcatCACCATCCAGGAGATCTTTCCACAATAGTTTATTCAGCTCAGGTTATGATCAGCTGGAGCTTTCCTCACCTGCAGCAGGTGGTTTTTGTGCAGTGCCCTGATGCAGTGAGTATCTGCACAGCCCCATGACAACCAAGGTATGAGATTTCATTTGgactcattatttttaaatttgattctgAAAGAGTGAGtcattaatattttcaaatcagaaaatcaCCATCTAGTATATGTGACATGTTTCAGTTGGAATACGctgttcacttcctgttttaaaaaaaatatttagacatttttttgtttagcctcacacagaaaagcaaaagcaaaattTGTCCAAGTTTAAATGGTCTGAAATTGGTcagatttgagaaaaaaagcaaaaaaaaaataaaaataagtacatCAAACAATCTTGGAAACTATTGCTTGTGACGTTTTTATAAATGGACCTCATGCTCGTCTGTTATTAATGAAGACCTGACATGACATGCATTCTTTAGTCAGCAGGAAGTAGAGAAGAACGTCTCTACCTCTTTGGAAAGAACAGTAAAGTGCATGCATCTTCCGCTTGTCTGTATTTGTAA
It contains:
- the cry5 gene encoding cryptochrome circadian regulator 5 isoform X1, whose translation is MRCAYMAHVCIHWFRKGLRLHDNPALIAALRDCKELYPLFILDPYLHDNSRVGINRWRFLISSLQDLDSSLRKLNSRLFVVKGKPEEVLPKLFTKWNVTKLTYEYDTEPYSLSRDKNVTTLAEERGIQVIYKISHTLYDIDRIIVENNGKPPLTYNRLRDIVRALGSPKKPIPAPTLEDMKNVASFSEKHKQEYGIPSLEELGLDTSSLTEEIFPGGEQEALRRLDKYMQRTGWVCSFEKPNTSPNSLSPSTTVLSPYVTFGCLSARTFWWRLAEVYQGRKHSDPPVSLHGQLLWREFFYTASVGIPNFNKMQGNSVCTQVDWDENQEYLAAWREARTGFPFIDAIMTQLRQEGWIHHLARHAVACFLTRGDLWISWEEGQKVFEELLLDGDWALNAGNWQWLSASTFFHQFFRVYSPVAFGKKTDKNGDYIKKYLPILKKFPPQYIYEPWKAPRSVQQAAGCIVGKDYPKPIVEHEVISKKNIQRMKQAYARRSSASSESPTKKQGLKRKAPTVVDLMQKKQKKS
- the cry5 gene encoding cryptochrome circadian regulator 5 isoform X2; its protein translation is MAHVCIHWFRKGLRLHDNPALIAALRDCKELYPLFILDPYLHDNSRVGINRWRFLISSLQDLDSSLRKLNSRLFVVKGKPEEVLPKLFTKWNVTKLTYEYDTEPYSLSRDKNVTTLAEERGIQVIYKISHTLYDIDRIIVENNGKPPLTYNRLRDIVRALGSPKKPIPAPTLEDMKNVASFSEKHKQEYGIPSLEELGLDTSSLTEEIFPGGEQEALRRLDKYMQRTGWVCSFEKPNTSPNSLSPSTTVLSPYVTFGCLSARTFWWRLAEVYQGRKHSDPPVSLHGQLLWREFFYTASVGIPNFNKMQGNSVCTQVDWDENQEYLAAWREARTGFPFIDAIMTQLRQEGWIHHLARHAVACFLTRGDLWISWEEGQKVFEELLLDGDWALNAGNWQWLSASTFFHQFFRVYSPVAFGKKTDKNGDYIKKYLPILKKFPPQYIYEPWKAPRSVQQAAGCIVGKDYPKPIVEHEVISKKNIQRMKQAYARRSSASSESPTKKQGLKRKAPTVVDLMQKKQKKS